A part of bacterium genomic DNA contains:
- a CDS encoding acyl carrier protein, whose protein sequence is MAEEIFEKVKQIVVDKLGVNADRVTGNAKFVDDLGADSLDQVELIMEFEEKFGIEIPDEDAEKIATIDEAVKYIESKTAK, encoded by the coding sequence ATGGCAGAGGAAATCTTTGAAAAAGTGAAACAAATTGTTGTCGATAAACTCGGTGTTAATGCTGACCGAGTGACTGGCAACGCTAAATTTGTTGATGACCTCGGTGCGGATTCATTAGACCAAGTTGAGTTGATTATGGAGTTCGAAGAGAAATTCGGTATCGAAATCCCGGACGAAGATGCGGAAAAAATCGCTACGATTGATGAAGCAGTTAAATATATCGAGTCCAAAACCGCAAAATAA
- the fabG gene encoding 3-oxoacyl-[acyl-carrier-protein] reductase has protein sequence MFLTGQVAIVTGAGAGIGKAISLALAKQGADMALTDINLESVQLTAREIESFGRKTYFAQTDVSDSAAVESFVNTVAERFGRIDILVNNAGITRDTLLIRMKDADWDTVLKINLTGTFNCTRAVSKIMVKQRSGRIVNIASIIGLIGNVGQANYAASKAGVIALTKSTAKELASRGILVNAIAPGFIMTRMTEVLSEQVKSEMLKNIPLARFGTPDDVANTVLFLVSDAASYITGQVIQVDGGMVM, from the coding sequence ATGTTCTTAACTGGACAGGTAGCGATTGTAACTGGAGCTGGTGCTGGAATTGGAAAAGCGATTTCGCTTGCGTTAGCGAAACAAGGCGCAGATATGGCGTTAACTGATATCAACCTTGAATCGGTTCAATTAACCGCACGGGAAATCGAATCGTTCGGAAGAAAAACTTATTTTGCTCAGACGGATGTTTCCGATTCAGCGGCTGTGGAATCGTTTGTTAATACCGTAGCTGAGCGATTCGGTCGAATAGATATTCTGGTTAATAATGCGGGTATAACTCGGGATACGTTATTAATCCGAATGAAAGATGCGGATTGGGATACTGTTTTGAAAATCAATTTAACCGGAACATTTAACTGTACCCGTGCAGTTAGTAAAATTATGGTAAAACAGCGGAGTGGTCGCATTGTCAACATTGCCTCGATTATTGGGTTAATTGGAAACGTTGGTCAAGCGAATTATGCCGCGAGTAAAGCTGGGGTTATTGCTCTAACGAAATCAACCGCAAAAGAACTTGCATCTCGCGGAATTCTGGTTAATGCAATTGCGCCAGGATTTATCATGACCCGAATGACCGAAGTTCTTTCCGAGCAGGTGAAATCTGAAATGTTAAAAAATATTCCTCTCGCGCGGTTCGGAACCCCGGATGATGTCGCTAATACGGTTCTCTTTTTAGTTTCAGATGCAGCGAGTTATATTACTGGCCAAGTTATCCAAGTTGACGGCGGTATGGTAATGTAA